In Drosophila teissieri strain GT53w chromosome 2R, Prin_Dtei_1.1, whole genome shotgun sequence, the following proteins share a genomic window:
- the LOC122613415 gene encoding endocuticle structural glycoprotein ABD-4 produces the protein MKNFALCLLATALMSCCQAAPQKAEEPIAIISQESNIEPDGSYNYAYETANGIKAEETGTLKKATSPDASDVIIARGSVSYTSPEGNLITLNYSADDENGFQPQGDHLPTPPPIPPAIQKALDYLLSLPPAPPAKRR, from the exons ATGAAGAAC TTTGCTCTCTGTCTGCTGGCCACCGCCCTGATGAGCTGCTGCCAGGCTGCCCCCCAAAAAGCGGAGGAgcccatcgccatcatcaGCCAGGAGTCCAACATAGAGCCAGATGGATCCTACAACTACGC CTACGAGACGGCCAATGGAATCAAAGCTGAGGAGACAGGCACCCTGAAGAAGGCCACCTCGCCGGACGCCAGTGACGTGATCATCGCCAGGGGATCGGTGTCCTACACCTCGCCCGAGGGCAACCTGATCACCCTGAACTACTCCGCAGATGACGAGAACGGCTTCCAGCCGCAGGGCGATCATCTGCCCACTCCGCCACCAATCCCACCAGCGATCCAGAAGGCTCTGGACTACCTGCTCAGCCTGCCCCCAGCACCCCCAGCAAAACGTCGTTAG
- the LOC122614563 gene encoding endocuticle structural glycoprotein SgAbd-4, whose translation MYKFVFLVCSALLLSYVLARPQDQRASPTSTTTAATIVKQDNVNNADGSFNSSYETSNGIRVENIGYLKKIIVPKTETSDGQVIDEHEELVLVQTGSYSYSDPDGNLITLRYVADENGFQPEGDHLPVAPQ comes from the exons ATGTACAAGTTCGTCTTCCTCGTCTGCTCCGCCCTGCTGCTCAGCTATGTCCTGGCCAGGCCCCAGGATCAGCGGGCCAGTCCCACGTCCACGACCACAGCTGCCACCATTGTCAAGCAGGATAATGTGAACAACGCCGACGGCAGCTTCAACAGCAG CTACGAGACCTCGAACGGAATACGCGTGGAGAACATTGGCTACCTGAAGAAGATCATCGTTCCCAAGACGGAGACCTCCGACGGCCAGGTGATCGACGAGCACGAGGAGCTCGTGCTGGTTCAGACCGGATCCTACAGCTACAGCGATCCCGATGGCAACCTGATCACCCTGCGCTACGTGGCCGATGAGAATGGATTCCAGCCGGAGGGCGACCATCTGCCCGTGGCCCCTCAATAG
- the LOC122614731 gene encoding uncharacterized protein LOC122614731, with protein sequence MLPIIWWFGIIVCSLLRIQLTDTAKLMPNMGFYIEMKEMDCVGNPHYFADLYCRIITPRNRTMEASVKMVQPLTAFSGFLRVSIPNSKKVITQIFDITFDVCKVLRERKRKILIDLLVNTLAKNSNAKVWRCPFPKGTFESKNISVTDLPPMLSESEFFVNLDFFIPKVAIAMNVTLHGHLYEVAKERHRRKKYL encoded by the exons ATGTTGCCAATAATCTGGTGGTTCGGCATTATAGTATGCAGTCTGCTGCGTATACAACTTACAGATACGGCCAAGCTGATGCCA AACATGGGCTTCTATATAGAAATGAAGGAAATGGATTGCGTGGGCAATCCCCACTATTTCGCCGACCTGTACTGCAGGATCATAACTCCTAGAAACCGGACCATGGAGGCATCTGTGAAAATGGTGCAACCGTTGACTGCCTTCAGTGGTTTCCTTCGAGTATCCATACCCAATTCCAAAAAGGTCATAACCCAGATATTTGACATCACCTTCGACGTGTGCAAGGTTCTGCGGGAACGCAAGCGGAAGATTCTCATCGATCTTTTGGTCAACACTTTGGCGAAGAACAGCAACGCCAAGGTTTGGAGATGCCCGTTTCCAAAg GGTACGTTTGAATCGAAAAACATTTCGGTCACCGATCTGCCGCCAATGCTAAGCGAATCAGAGTTTTTTGTGAACTTGGACTTCTTTATACCCAAGGTTGCCATTGCCATGAATGTCACCTTGCATGGGCATCTTTATGAGGTGGCAAAGGAAAGGCACCGAAGGAAGAAATACTTGTAA
- the LOC122614224 gene encoding endocuticle structural glycoprotein SgAbd-3: MKYLMLIALFVVAASATDNDDPISQESNVEYNGKYHYHYELKDGSKATQDGVLKTVNADHNGESVNGKYSFVADDGKTYVVSYTADENGYQAVGDHLPTPPPTPESVLKALEYIRLHPYTAPEKKH; the protein is encoded by the exons ATGAAGTACCTAATGCTGATTGCCCTGTTTGTGGTCGCTGCTTCGGCGACGGACAACGACGACCCGATTTCGCAGGAATCCAATGTGgagtacaatggcaaataccATTATCA TTATGAGCTCAAAGACGGCTCAAAGGCCACTCAGGATGGAGTTTTGAAGACCGTGAATGCGGATCACAACGGCGAGTCGGTCAATGGAAAGTACTCATTCGTGGCCGACGATGGCAAGACCTATGTCGTGTCTTACACGGCTGACGAGAACGGATACCAGGCGGTGGGTGACCACCTGCCCACACCACCACCCACGCCGGAGTCCGTCCTGAAGGCTCTGGAGTACATCCGCCTGCATCCGTACACGGCTCCCGAGAAGAAGCACTAG